Sequence from the Macaca fascicularis isolate 582-1 chromosome 16, T2T-MFA8v1.1 genome:
ggtaaAAGGGTAAATGCATTTGGAATTTTTCCAGACATTACTAAATTTCTCTCCATTGATTATACCAttttgcagtcccaccaacagtgtagcgGGGTGTCCAGTTCTATACAGCCTCACTGTATCCTTTGTTGTTGAACTTTGGGATTTGTTGTCCATCTGATAGTCAAGTGTCTCCGTCTAATTTTAAATGCATCTCTGTAATTATGAGGGAGCGTGTATGTCTTTACATATGTTTAAAGAccatttaaatgttttctcttgtaactatcttttttatgttttgcaCTATTAAAAGTTGTGTTTTGGGTTTTCCCCTTCCCGCCCCATATTAGGAGCGTTTTACATTTTAGAGGTATTAGCACTTTGtcttaagttttaattttttttccagtttgccGTTTATCTTTTGGCTTTATTATGGTGAGGTGTGTGTGTTGGTTATGCTCACGTGCATGTGTATGACATTTAAAAGTTTcgtataatttctctttttactgCCTCTGGATTTTGAGTCTCAGCTAGGAAGGTTTTTTCCCACTTCCAGATTATAAAGGAATTCactcatattttcttctgttacttGGATAATTTCATGATTTATATTTAGAACTCTGATCCTTGGTGTTTATTCTAATATAGTGTGAAGTATGgatcaaattttctcttttttccaggTGTCTATCCAATGCTTGTTTCCACtgatttgatatttatttctggactttttcttctgttccattgatctgtttgttTAGTCATATACCAGTACCACAATGTTTTAGTTATAGGTTCCCAAAGgtgctactttattttttgatCAGAATTAGGTAAGAACAACAGTTAAAGATCAACCGCATTGGATTCATTTGTGTCCCTCACCATTCACACCAAATAGAAGACTTACGTGATATATGTATGTTTCAGTGCATGATGTAGGTGCTCTTTGGTCCTATATTAGTGAAAAGAGTGTTGAACCAGTAGTCAGGGAGCAAACTCAGCTTTTAGTACCGCTTCTAAGCATGTCACTTACTTTCTCTGGTCCTGTTTTCTCAGTAGTTAACAAACAAAAGGAGTTGAACCAAATGCTCTTCAGGGTTGTGTCTGACTCTGGTTAATGCTGTTCTGGTTAAGAGCCCCACTAGTATGTGGTGTGAACTTTAATCTACCTTTTATTCCCCTGCGCCTTGCTCTTTTGCAGTATTCATGTAATAAACTTTCTCTTCTGGATCTTAGTTCTTTAATCTTTTCTctaaaagatttttctttgttcCAGCATTTTCTTCTGTCCTATATTTATTAGTTTGTATCTCTTCCTGCTGATTAGCAAGGATTGCCACTGTTTGGCTGCTCAGCTTCCACTGACCTCATCGGGGAAAATTACATGCGGTTAAATGTGAATTATTCTTCCCCCAGcaaagaatttcttttaaaaaaaggaaaaaagacaacatAAAAACCCAGCTGCTGCCAGTAGTCTGTCCTGTTatacaaagaacagaaagagaaaagctccCTTTAAAGTACTTAAAGATACCAGACAAGACTATGGTCAACTAATCAGTTCCTGTTTAATCTAAGAAAATTGGTATTTCCCTATTTTTCCTGGTATTTCTTTCAGGAAAGAAGGTggttaaaaagagacaaaaatgtgGAAAGAGCCCATTAAGTAACTGtcataaatgtaaaatgagaaGAGTTATGATGTTTTAAGGTATGTCAAAGACTTGGCCAAGTATAAAAACATATCTTATTTACCAtaacaaaaattcttaaaattcaaaagaataataGGAAATTATAAACTCCAGATTGCTGCTGGGGAAATTAGCTTTAAAAGTACTaagtttgggccaggcacggtggctcacacctgtaatcccagcactttgagggcctgaggcaggtggatcacgagggcaagagtttaagaccagcctggccaatatggtgaaaccccgtctctactaaaaaaaaaaaaaaaaaaaaaaaaaaaattagccaggcgtggtggtgcacatctgtagtcccagatactcaggaggctgaggcaggagaatcactttaacccagaaggcggacgttgcagtgagccaagatcatgccactgcactccagcctgggtgacagagtgagactctgtctcaaaaaaaagtactAACTTTGAAGAATACATGAAAGAAACTTTTTAATGAGGAAGACAAAAGATGTAATGTAATATGACAATAAGTATTATGCTCATTCAGGAAAAGAAGCTCCAGGAAGTGTTTCTACAGATTAAAATATTAAGGTTAGTAAAGATGGCTTGAAAGATTTTAGGAAAAACATTGTACGTAAAATTCATGTGTCCAAAACCCTACTGGTTCTTATTAAATATGGAGCTTTGTTAATGTCATGAATGCCAGTGCTATGAATAAATGCTATGTTCTATTCTGAAAATCCCAGAACTCTGAGTGATTCTCCAAGACTGGGCTACCATTTTATTCTAAGTGCTTGTTTCCCCCTGGAGTTAAATGGGACTAATGAGGAAGAGTATGTGCTTGTTGGGCAAAGGAGTGCTTCTGCAGACACAGGCTGGCATCCCCAAAATCTCAGGCTACTGACCACTCTTGACTTTGACAAAGATTGGGCCCATTCCTACTCTAATAACTCAGACTTACCAATTGTCAGATAATGGATAAAGGTGAAATTCTGTATAAGAAAGGTGATTTAAGAGTGGATAGCATCAGAAAGTATAAGTTTAGTAAAAAGTTGAGAATCATCTGTGTTTTGATAgtcttttttcctgaaaaaaaatcacccaaaatCACCCGTATTTAGAATGAAACCatagtcttctttttcttttttttctttataaaacttgATTTTGTTTGGGTGTTTATAAAGAAGAAACGTTTTAAAGatgctagttttaaaatttgtgcCTCCCCATGACATGAtaggaaaatatttacattttatgatgTATCCTCATATTTTTTTCAGGGTAAATGTCTTTAACCCAACCCTTCAGTTGATGTTTTAACATGTTTGCTTTACTCTTCGTGATGAAACCAAGAAGAAAGTTTCTCTATTCTCAAACATGCATTTTAATCTCCCATTCCCACAAACttggaatatttatttaatacttgAGGTATTAATTTAAAACTTGGAGTGTATACTTAGTCTCTTATTCCTCTCCACCCCAGTCTTTGAAATGGAAACATAAAAGTTTATTCACAATAAGTTTATACACAgcttttcagggaaaaaaaaaaactgtactggGGTAATAATAAGTATATGTAGATTGTTTCGGAGTGATTAAATTATTGAAACATACACCatttacatatgtaaaatgtACTATACTTTAAAGATAGGAACTATAATTAGTAAATAGATTActgttaaataactttttaaaaaaaatgtttcatctgTGCACATGGGCTCTGAGTAGATTTCAGATAGTTCctgaataaaaatcaaaattgacTATCAGTTGCCATTTTGTATATgttaacatataaagaaaaacaaaagagtcaTTTGAGGATGGAAGATCAGCTAAAAAGCAAGTTGTAATATTTATAACAGTTCTGcaggtggaggtggcagagaTTCATTAAGATCTTGATCAGAGTTGGGAGGAATAGAGAACTCCTGACACTGGATCTCAAGGTTGGAATCTTCTTGATTTTTCATAAAATCTACCGGTGGCATGGGCAAGTTAAGTGAGTCAGGCGGGGGTGGAAATGATTGTATTATCTCAGATTTATGATCTCCACAGTCTTGATTGAGACAGTCCAGAGATGGAGGGAAACTAGTAGAATCATTTGGAAGAGGAGATACAATTGTCATTATGGGTTTGTCAGATTGGTTACTTTCCTGTCTTTCCAAATCCAGAAGGGGAGGTGGTGGAGGCAGATCTGCATCATCTGAAGAAGAAATAGCAGTTCCAATTGTTGATCCATCAGCACTATCTTCTGATGTACCATTTGCTTgatcttttgttttctctgttttgggGTTGTTGGAGTCTTCAGTGTTTTCACTTGATTCAGACAACTTAATTTCTAAGTCATCTGCTAAAAGTGTGCTTTTGCTTGGTTTCCAGGGTGTAAGTGAAATGACTGAGGTATGTTTtgtggatatttcattttctctgatgTTATCGATACAAATGTCAGGGGTTTCTCCATCAGCAAATGGAGATCTACCTGCCCAATTTGGATCATTTAAAACTGGTTTCCTTAAGCATTTCCAAAGTACAATGATGATTATAGCTACCAACATGGAAGTCAGAAGTACACCAATTAGTATGGCAGCTGTTgaattataattgtttttttgtgGAGTTTGTTTGTTACTGGTAACATCTAAGATAAATCCTGGTGTACTCCTAGGTGAATTTTTGACAGTTGATATTGGTTGTGTGGATGGATTATGAACCGTTGGTGTTATTAGTTTTGTAGAAGGGATCTGGACAGTTGATGATTGTTGAGTGAAAGTGTAGACAAATGGCGTTGGTGGTTGTGTGGTAGAAGTATGGGAAGATGGTAGTTGTCTGGCAGAGGTGAACACAGCTTGCTGGGAGGAGGTGTTGGCCATTGGTGTTGGTTGGTTGGTGTTGTAGGCAAGTGGTTGTCCAGCAGAAGTATGTGCTGCTGGTTTTTCAGAAGAGATATAGACAGCTGGTGTTGGTTGTCCAGCAGTGACTTTGGCAGGTGATACTGATTGTCTAGAAGAAATGTCGTTGAATTGCATTGGTTGACCCAAAGGATTCCCTGTTGTGTTTTGAGAATTAGCCAATACATGTGACATTAATGATGTGACTAAGGTGGGCTGTGACTGCTTCTCTGTTGTAATCATctctgtctttgaaaaaaatgtattgttcAGGTGtccacaaaacaaaattaagatgAAATATTTGGGATCCATTTCAGAATATTTCCTCCTTACCTATAGTGGgtttaaaatgaaagagaaagacaggtGTCATTGGTGTCTAGTTAAAAATTTGACTTTTCATTATAATGCCTGGCATAAAGTAGGTAGACATTATTCCTAATTAGTAGTAGTTGATTAGTAGTTATTATTCCTAATTTAGACTTGATACACTGTAGGCTTGGTGTAACAACTCTTGGGTATACTCTAACCCATCATACAGCATTTGGACCTCATAAGCAGTGGTCTCTCTTCTTTTATTAATACAAGTTCTGCACTTGGCTCTGCTGCCCCTCTAGCTTCATTATATTTCAGTACTTCACTTCAGTCATACTTCTCAAAATGCATAGGCTCTATATGCTGGATCCATGTGCTCTCTACCTTTTTTCACCATTTACTGCTAGAAATatattgattctcctgccttgaagAACACTAGTGACCATCTATTACctaatccaatttttttttatttcttctctctcctcccctccttgaCCACATTAGTCACTACTGTTCCTTCACTAATATTCAAGTAGCTTTTTGTAATCAGTCTTCCTTTCATGTTACTCTCactatctctttttcttctgccttctaAATATGGTTAATTGATATTCAGTCCTCACCCTTACctacttctcttttttcctgattCTGTAAGATTTTAGTTCTCAGCTTTATGCCACAATTCCCATATCTCTACCTCCAGTCTACATCTTCTTTGTCCTAATTCTATTTGTATGACTTCTTGGTGgatgtttttatgtatatatacacatatatatacacacacacacgtatgtatatatgtgtgtatatatataaacacatatatatatatctccatccCACTATCAggaaatttaacatatttaaaatggaattcATCTTTACCCTCACAACAGACTCTTCTTCCGACTTCTCTATATCCGTTAATGGTACCACTCAGTTTCTTAGGCACAGACACAGAGTCTATTAGTAATCTTTGCAGCATCCTCAGTGTCTCTGTAGCATGGTAGCCTGATGTTAAGattgcatatttttaaaggattcaattcaactCAGAGTCCTAGGCCTAAAATCCTAGAGTGATCTCTGAATCTGGTGGAATAAATTCAATCCAGTTGGTCAAGTAGTCCTGCTGctgctttcattcatttattggtAAATGCCACATTTGTGTGGAGCCCTGTTCTAGGtttaggagatttaaaaaattttttttaaaaaaaagatagttaCTGCCTTCAAGTGTTTCAGATTCTAGTGGTAGAAGCAAACAgtaaaagccaggcgtggtggctcatgcctgtaatcccagcactttgggaagccaaggtggggggattgattgaggccaggagttcaagaacagcctggaccacatagtgagatcccatctctaaataaaaagaagaaagaaaaaaaacctaaaaaataattacaataattttttctttctttctttctttctttctttctttctttctttctttctttctgtctgtctgtctgtctgtctgtctgtctttttgtAGACAGTCTTAACTCtgtcgtcacccaggctggagtgtagtggcgtgatctgggctcactgcaaactccgcctcctgggttcaagtgattcttctccctcagcctccaagtagctgggacgcatcaccacgcccggcttatttttgtatatttagcacagacggggtttcaccatgttggccaggctgatcgagaactgatctcaggtgatctgcccccctcgacctcccaacgtgctgggattacaggtgtgagccaccacacctggcccaattaCAATAATTTGATAAGCTTTCTCATAAAGGTATGCAGGAGAAGTACAGAGAAGTTAGCCTAGCCTGGGAAGGCTTCAGTGAAGTAAAActggaactgaattttaaaaggtCTGTAAGAACTAATTAAACAAATTTCCAGCCAGGGAGAGCAACAATGTGGGCACAGGAAAATAAGGCACATATGAAAGTTTGGCAGGTAGGGCTTTTTCTGGGAAGTGGTAGATGCTAAAACTTGGAGAGTTAAGTTTCAGTTCTACTTCTCCCATCTAACTACCTATCTAACCATGAGAACTAGTTGCTTAACCTTTCCTGTTCTCAATTGCCTTTTCTACTGAGACAATTTGCAACTTTTAGTATAATATACTTGTTTTGCACATCATCAAGCACAATGGCAACCATTTAGTTATCTCTTAACATTAGGGAATAGAAAATCTTAGGATGTTAGATATTGGTATACATGATTAGAAACTATAGTTCTTCTCACTCATAAGCCTGTATTTAGAGAGATTTGATGTTCTGTTGGAAGGTGCAATAAAGGTTTTACAGATTACCTTTTCAGCATATCCAAATAGTTTTCATTGCTTACTCCTCTACCACTTGGTACACAGTGAAGATAAATGACCCTGTTTTAGTAGAAGAAAaggtatgtgatttttttttccctatattcaagtctaaattttaaataattcaagtctaaattttaaaacagttctcCTTTGAACTCTCCTGCACACTGCTGAATTAATCTTAAAAGCATCCATGATGAGGTTACTACTCCCTTGCTTGagggttttctctttctgttaagataaaacttcctttttttttttttttgagacagagtcttcctctgtcacccaggctggagtgcagtggtatgaccttgtttcactgcaacctctacctcctgggttcaagcaattcttgtgcctcatcctcccgagtagctggaactacagtaggcatgcaccaccacacctggctaatttttgtatttttagtagaggcagggtttcaccaggtcgtccaaactggtctcgaactcctgacctcaagtgatctgtccagttcagcctcccaaaatgctgggattacaggcgtgagccaccacgcctggcctgttaagataaaacttctaaattgagttttcttccttcttgcttGAGTTAACCAGTCCAGATTCACATATCATGACTGAAACTTCTTATCCAGCCAAATGCATCCCTTTCCCACCTTGCATACTTTCTAAACACACgcttcccccacaaaaaaaacaGACCCTTTTATGCTGTTTTTTACCATGCtcggtggttttttgttttttgttttttgttttccttcttccagACCTAGCCTCTTCCTCTTTCTGGCTACATATCTGAATCTGTCCTCATCTTTCAGACCTCAGTTTAAATTCCCCTTCTTAACCCAAGTTCTCGTTGACTGACTACAGCCCAAACAGATCAGTCATTTACTGAATTCCCCCTAGCtctcatttattgtttttaatggtTCCTTACATAATTCATGTATGCCCCTCACTCACACTTCTATTCTCTTAAgtaactgtttattttttattacttttcacattttcttataCCTACTTCCTCGAACAAGATTATAAAGAACCTTGAAGAaggcagaaaggagaaagaaaaatacttatcTAGAGCATACTATGTGTTATACTATCCCAGCTTTGCATACTTTATTTCACTGAATCTTTACGTTATGAGGAAGGTAAGGGGATCTTTTATTTACAGATAAAGAGACAGCGTCAAATGAGTTAAACAGTTTGCCTGATGTTTTACCACTCTAAGTGACAGATTGGGAGTTTGTACCCAGGGCCACCTGATTCCAAAGCCTACATTCTTCTTACTACCCTTTATTGCctcatgtttttatgttttgatttctttgtagTATAATGCCTTATATATTAGGAGTACAGTAAACATTTAACCTGTATTGGGCTTCTTGATTcctttccattttactttttgctttttactaGTACTTCTACCAGAATATAAGCAGAGGCagtgaaatataaattaataaattctgCTTTTTATCCATTTTGCAAAAgatttaaaagggaaaatgtgaACACTTTTGGC
This genomic interval carries:
- the EVI2B gene encoding protein EVI2B, which translates into the protein MDPKYFILILFCGHLNNTFFSKTEMITTEKQSQPTLVTSLMSHVLANSQNTTGNPLGQPMQFNDISSRQSVSPAKVTAGQPTPAVYISSEKPAAHTSAGQPLAYNTNQPTPMANTSSQQAVFTSARQLPSSHTSTTQPPTPFVYTFTQQSSTVQIPSTKLITPTVHNPSTQPISTVKNSPRSTPGFILDVTSNKQTPQKNNYNSTAAILIGVLLTSMLVAIIIIVLWKCLRKPVLNDPNWAGRSPFADGETPDICIDNIRENEISTKHTSVISLTPWKPSKSTLLADDLEIKLSESSENTEDSNNPKTEKTKDQANGTSEDSADGSTIGTAISSSDDADLPPPPPLLDLERQESNQSDKPIMTIVSPLPNDSTSFPPSLDCLNQDCGDHKSEIIQSFPPPPDSLNLPMPPVDFMKNQEDSNLEIQCQEFSIPPNSDQDLNESLPPPPAELL